A portion of the Streptococcus sp. Marseille-Q6470 genome contains these proteins:
- the tgt gene encoding tRNA guanosine(34) transglycosylase Tgt, which yields MSDSPIKYRLIKKEKHTGARLGEIITPHGTFPTPMFMPVGTQATVKTQSPEELKEMGSGIILSNTYHLWLRPGDELIARAGGLHKFMNWDQPILTDSGGFQVYSLADSRNITEEGVTFKNHLNGSKMFLSPEKAISIQNNLGSDIMMSFDECPQFYQPYDYVKKSIERTSRWAERGLKAHRRPHDQGLFGIVQGAGFEDLRRQSAHDLVSMDFPGYSIGGLAVGETHEEMNAVLDFTTQLLPENKPRYLMGVGAPDSLIDGVIRGVDMFDCVLPTRIARNGTCMTSQGRLVVKNAQFAEDFTPLDPECDCYTCKNYTRAYLRHLLKADETFGIRLTSYHNLYFLLNLMKQVRQAIMDDNLLGFREHFVEKYGYNKSGRNF from the coding sequence ATGTCAGATTCGCCAATCAAATATCGATTGATAAAAAAAGAAAAACACACAGGAGCTCGTTTGGGTGAGATTATCACACCCCATGGAACCTTCCCGACGCCTATGTTTATGCCAGTAGGGACTCAGGCAACGGTCAAGACTCAGTCGCCAGAAGAATTGAAAGAGATGGGTTCAGGGATTATCCTATCCAACACCTATCACTTGTGGCTTCGCCCTGGGGATGAACTCATTGCCCGTGCTGGAGGTCTTCACAAGTTCATGAATTGGGACCAACCAATCTTGACAGATAGCGGTGGCTTCCAAGTGTATTCTCTAGCGGATAGCCGTAATATTACAGAAGAAGGGGTGACCTTCAAGAACCACCTCAACGGTTCTAAGATGTTTCTTTCACCTGAAAAGGCCATCTCTATCCAAAATAATCTAGGTTCAGACATCATGATGTCCTTTGATGAGTGCCCTCAATTTTATCAACCCTATGATTATGTAAAAAAATCAATCGAACGCACCAGCCGTTGGGCAGAGCGTGGCTTGAAAGCTCATCGTCGCCCACATGACCAAGGTTTGTTTGGGATTGTACAAGGGGCTGGATTTGAAGATCTTCGCCGCCAATCAGCTCATGACCTTGTAAGTATGGACTTCCCAGGATATTCTATCGGTGGTTTGGCAGTAGGTGAAACTCATGAAGAAATGAACGCAGTCTTGGACTTTACGACCCAGCTGCTTCCTGAAAATAAACCTCGTTACTTGATGGGAGTAGGAGCGCCAGATAGCTTGATTGATGGTGTTATCCGTGGTGTCGATATGTTTGACTGTGTCTTGCCGACTCGTATCGCTCGTAATGGGACTTGTATGACCAGTCAAGGTCGTTTGGTAGTCAAGAATGCCCAGTTTGCGGAGGACTTTACACCACTTGACCCAGAGTGTGATTGCTACACATGTAAGAACTATACTCGTGCTTACCTTCGCCACTTGCTCAAGGCAGATGAAACCTTTGGTATCCGCTTGACAAGTTACCATAATCTCTACTTCTTGCTCAATCTCATGAAGCAGGTTCGCCAGGCTATCATGGATGATAATCTCTTGGGATTTCGTGAACATTTTGTTGAAAAATATGGTTATAACAAGTCAGGGCGTAATTTCTAA
- a CDS encoding acyltransferase family protein gives MRIKWFSLIRITGLLLVLLYHFFQTLFPGGFFGVDVFFTFSGFLITSLLLEEFGQKGKIDVLGFFRRRFYRIFPPVVLMVLVVMPFTFLVRQDYVAGIGGQIAGVLGFMTNFYEMLTGGSYESQFIPHLFVHNWSLAVEVHYYILWGLAVWFLSKRAKTSGQLRGMIFLLSSATFMISFLSMFIGSFIVSSYSTLYFSTLTHVFPFFLGSVLATLVGVRHVTPLLKRLNRSLDLRQTLLVFGAGLGVLLLLTFFVKFTYLFAYLLGFLLASLAALLMIVAARLLHEKTPTIEEPKVIGFLADTSYAVYLFHWPFYIIFSQLVGNIPAVILTTIFSYLFATLSFYVIEPFIAGKSSKLLRMAEEIPHIKPIFASSVGVLSLITLVVVLIAPQVGAFETDLMVTGLNQAQTNITRTKTMADQAEASRYNIADGVSIIGDSVTLRASAGLKELLPDAQIDGQVSRNTKQANALMLNYSQNKALPKIVVIATGVNNPENYKEDLDLLITNLPKGHQLVLVTPYEGDTTQETQPYVEQYASYARELAQKYPYIALADWNQVAKDHPDIWKGTDQVHFGSDTTKQDEGAKLYAETINNAVKALADKPVKSK, from the coding sequence ATGCGTATTAAATGGTTTTCCTTAATTAGGATTACAGGCTTGCTTTTGGTACTCTTGTACCATTTTTTTCAGACGCTTTTCCCAGGAGGTTTCTTTGGGGTTGACGTCTTCTTCACATTTTCAGGTTTTTTAATTACTTCACTATTATTAGAAGAATTTGGACAAAAAGGTAAGATTGATGTCCTAGGATTTTTTAGACGACGCTTCTATCGAATTTTTCCGCCGGTTGTTTTGATGGTCCTCGTCGTTATGCCCTTCACGTTCTTGGTTCGTCAGGATTATGTGGCAGGAATCGGCGGTCAAATTGCCGGTGTTCTTGGATTTATGACTAACTTCTATGAAATGTTGACAGGAGGAAGTTATGAATCTCAGTTTATCCCTCACCTCTTTGTTCACAACTGGAGCTTAGCTGTTGAAGTTCATTACTATATCTTGTGGGGCTTAGCAGTCTGGTTCTTGTCCAAACGAGCAAAAACAAGTGGACAACTACGAGGAATGATTTTCCTACTTTCCTCAGCAACCTTTATGATTAGCTTCCTTTCTATGTTTATTGGTAGCTTTATCGTTAGTTCCTACTCAACACTCTACTTCTCAACTTTGACTCATGTATTTCCGTTCTTCTTAGGAAGTGTGCTTGCGACCCTAGTAGGTGTTCGCCATGTAACGCCTCTTCTCAAACGCTTGAATAGAAGCTTGGATTTGAGACAAACCTTGCTAGTCTTCGGGGCTGGTCTAGGAGTCTTGCTCTTATTGACTTTCTTTGTGAAATTCACTTATCTCTTTGCCTATTTACTTGGCTTCTTGTTAGCAAGTTTAGCTGCGCTTCTGATGATTGTTGCAGCACGACTGTTACATGAGAAAACTCCGACAATCGAAGAACCAAAGGTTATCGGTTTTTTAGCAGACACTAGTTATGCCGTCTATCTTTTCCACTGGCCGTTTTATATTATTTTCTCGCAATTGGTGGGAAATATACCGGCAGTGATTCTAACGACCATCTTTTCTTATCTCTTTGCTACCCTTTCTTTCTATGTGATCGAACCTTTCATTGCAGGGAAATCCAGCAAACTCTTGCGGATGGCAGAAGAAATTCCTCACATCAAACCAATCTTTGCTAGTAGTGTTGGAGTTCTTAGTTTGATTACCTTGGTTGTGGTTTTGATAGCTCCGCAAGTAGGTGCCTTTGAAACAGATTTGATGGTTACTGGTCTCAATCAAGCCCAAACTAATATTACTCGAACAAAAACTATGGCCGATCAAGCAGAAGCAAGTCGATACAATATAGCTGATGGTGTATCCATCATCGGAGACTCTGTAACCTTGCGTGCTTCAGCTGGACTTAAGGAGCTCTTGCCAGATGCTCAGATTGATGGCCAAGTCAGTCGAAATACCAAGCAAGCAAATGCATTGATGCTGAATTACAGTCAGAATAAAGCCTTGCCTAAAATTGTAGTCATCGCGACTGGTGTCAATAACCCTGAAAATTATAAGGAAGATCTTGATCTACTGATAACAAATCTACCTAAGGGACATCAGCTTGTTCTTGTAACTCCATACGAGGGTGACACAACGCAGGAAACGCAACCTTACGTAGAACAGTATGCAAGCTATGCGCGTGAATTGGCACAAAAATATCCATATATTGCACTTGCAGATTGGAATCAAGTAGCCAAAGATCATCCAGATATTTGGAAAGGGACAGACCAAGTTCACTTTGGTAGTGATACTACTAAGCAGGATGAAGGCGCTAAACTTTATGCAGAAACTATTAATAATGCCGTTAAAGCTCTGGCAGACAAACCTGTCAAATCAAAATAA
- a CDS encoding metal-sulfur cluster assembly factor, with protein MREDIQINDRALALEDQIIEVLEKVYDTDVELDVYNLGLIYEIHLDEAGLCTVVMTFTDTACDCAESLPIEIVAGLKQIDGIEDVKVKVTWSPAWKITRISRYGRIALGLPPR; from the coding sequence ATGAGAGAAGACATCCAGATTAATGACCGAGCTCTAGCATTGGAAGACCAGATCATTGAAGTGCTCGAAAAAGTTTATGATACAGATGTAGAGCTAGATGTATACAATCTTGGACTGATTTATGAGATTCATTTAGATGAGGCTGGCCTTTGTACAGTTGTCATGACCTTCACCGATACTGCATGTGACTGCGCAGAAAGTCTGCCAATCGAGATAGTTGCAGGTTTGAAACAAATTGATGGCATTGAGGATGTTAAGGTCAAGGTTACTTGGTCTCCAGCCTGGAAGATTACACGTATTAGTCGTTATGGACGTATAGCTCTGGGATTACCTCCACGATAG
- the ilvD gene encoding dihydroxy-acid dehydratase yields the protein MTELDKRHRSSIYDSMVKSPNRAMMRATGMTDKDFETPIVGVISTWAENTPCNIHLHDFGKLAKEGVKSAGAWPVQFGTITVADGIAMGTPGMRFSLTSRDIIADSIEAAMGGHNVDAFVAIGGCDKNMPGSMIAIANMDIPAIFAYGGTIAPGKLDGKDIDLVSVFEGIGKWNHGDMTAEDVKRLECNACPGPGGCGGMYTANTMATAIEVLGMSLPGSSSHPAESADKKEDIEAAGRAVVKMLELGIKPSDILIREAFEDAITVTMALGGSTNATLHLLAIAHAANVDLSLEDFNTIQERVPHLADLKPSGQYVFQDLYEVGGVPAVMKYLLANGFLHGDRITCTGKTVAENLADFADLTPGQKVIMPLENPKRADGPLIILNGNLAPDGAVAKVSGVKVRRHVGPAKVFDSEEDAIQAVLSDEIVDGDVVVVRFVGPKGGPGMPEMLSLSSMIVGKGQGDKVALLTDGRFSGGTYGLVVGHIAPEAQDGGPIAYLRTGDIVTVDQDTKEISMAVSDEELEKRKAETTLPPLYSRGVLGKYAHTVSSASRGAVTDFWNMEQSGKK from the coding sequence ATGACAGAATTAGATAAACGTCACCGTAGCAGTATCTATGATAGCATGGTAAAATCACCAAACCGTGCCATGATGCGTGCGACTGGTATGACTGATAAAGACTTTGAAACACCGATTGTAGGGGTCATTTCAACCTGGGCAGAAAACACTCCATGTAATATTCACTTGCATGACTTTGGTAAGCTTGCAAAAGAAGGTGTCAAATCAGCTGGTGCTTGGCCTGTACAATTTGGAACCATTACGGTAGCTGATGGGATTGCTATGGGAACGCCTGGTATGCGTTTCTCCCTAACGTCACGTGATATCATCGCGGATTCTATCGAAGCTGCCATGGGCGGTCACAACGTGGATGCCTTCGTCGCTATCGGTGGTTGTGACAAGAACATGCCTGGTTCTATGATTGCCATTGCCAATATGGATATCCCGGCCATTTTCGCCTACGGTGGTACTATCGCCCCTGGAAAACTAGATGGCAAAGACATCGACTTGGTTTCTGTATTTGAAGGTATCGGAAAATGGAACCACGGCGATATGACGGCTGAGGACGTCAAACGTCTCGAGTGTAACGCCTGCCCTGGCCCTGGTGGTTGCGGTGGTATGTATACTGCCAATACCATGGCTACTGCTATCGAAGTTTTGGGTATGAGTTTGCCAGGATCTTCTTCTCACCCTGCAGAATCTGCTGATAAGAAAGAAGACATCGAAGCAGCTGGACGTGCTGTCGTCAAAATGCTTGAACTCGGTATCAAACCGTCTGATATCTTGATTCGTGAAGCCTTTGAAGATGCTATTACTGTTACCATGGCTCTCGGTGGTTCTACTAACGCCACTCTTCACTTGCTCGCCATTGCCCATGCGGCTAATGTTGACTTGTCACTTGAGGACTTCAATACCATCCAAGAGCGTGTGCCTCACTTGGCCGACCTGAAACCTTCTGGTCAGTATGTCTTCCAAGACCTCTACGAAGTTGGTGGTGTGCCTGCAGTTATGAAGTACTTGTTGGCAAATGGATTCCTTCACGGAGACCGTATCACATGTACTGGTAAAACTGTCGCTGAAAACTTAGCTGACTTTGCAGATTTGACACCAGGGCAAAAAGTCATTATGCCACTTGAAAATCCTAAACGTGCGGACGGTCCGCTTATCATCTTGAACGGGAATCTTGCTCCTGACGGTGCAGTTGCCAAGGTATCCGGTGTTAAAGTTCGTCGCCACGTTGGTCCAGCTAAGGTATTTGACTCTGAAGAAGATGCTATCCAAGCTGTCTTGTCAGATGAAATCGTTGATGGCGATGTTGTCGTTGTTCGTTTCGTCGGACCTAAGGGTGGTCCTGGTATGCCTGAGATGCTATCACTTTCTTCTATGATCGTCGGTAAAGGCCAAGGAGACAAGGTGGCCCTCTTGACTGACGGACGCTTCTCTGGTGGAACTTATGGTCTAGTTGTCGGACATATCGCACCTGAAGCTCAGGACGGTGGACCAATTGCCTACCTCCGCACAGGTGATATCGTCACAGTTGACCAAGATACTAAAGAAATTTCCATGGCTGTATCTGATGAAGAACTTGAAAAACGTAAGGCAGAAACAACCTTACCACCACTCTATAGTCGTGGTGTCCTCGGTAAGTACGCCCACACCGTATCTTCTGCATCACGTGGTGCTGTTACAGACTTCTGGAATATGGAACAGTCTGGTAAAAAATAA
- a CDS encoding SPFH domain-containing protein: protein MTEKLINSKPNGVVALILIELALVLGVFIFIIGAGSENIFGIIIGLLLILISVLAHAGLKVVKPQEALVLTLFGNYTGTIKEPGFYFVNPFSIAVNPANHTRLGQSGDVSTKTPFSGMKSSNGNDVNIEIGKKQISLKVMTLSNSRQKINDCLGNPVEIGIAVTWRVVDTAKAVFNVDNYKEYLSLQCDSALRNIVRIYPYDVSPNVDTTGDGQADEGSLRGSSEIVAKRIREEIQSRVEDAGLEILEARITYLAYAPEIAAVMLQRQQASAIIDARKMIVDGAVGMVEMALERLNEGELVELDEERKAAMVSNLLVVLCGNHDAQPIVNTGSLY, encoded by the coding sequence ATGACTGAAAAGCTAATCAATTCAAAACCAAATGGTGTAGTAGCGTTGATACTTATCGAGTTGGCACTCGTACTTGGTGTCTTTATATTTATCATTGGTGCTGGTTCAGAAAACATTTTTGGAATTATTATCGGTCTTTTATTAATCTTAATTTCAGTTCTAGCTCATGCTGGTTTAAAAGTTGTCAAACCTCAGGAAGCTCTGGTTTTGACCCTCTTTGGTAACTATACAGGTACCATCAAAGAACCTGGTTTCTACTTTGTCAATCCCTTCAGTATAGCGGTCAATCCTGCAAACCACACTCGACTTGGTCAAAGTGGTGATGTTAGCACAAAAACTCCTTTTTCAGGGATGAAATCATCAAATGGCAATGATGTAAACATTGAGATTGGCAAGAAACAGATTTCCCTCAAAGTTATGACTTTGAGTAATTCTCGTCAAAAGATTAACGATTGCTTAGGTAATCCTGTTGAAATTGGAATCGCGGTAACTTGGAGAGTTGTTGATACAGCCAAAGCAGTCTTCAACGTAGATAACTATAAAGAATATCTCTCATTGCAGTGTGATAGTGCACTCCGTAATATTGTCCGCATCTATCCTTACGATGTGTCTCCGAATGTGGATACTACAGGTGATGGGCAAGCCGATGAAGGAAGTCTCCGCGGTTCTAGTGAGATTGTAGCTAAACGTATTCGTGAAGAGATACAAAGTCGCGTAGAGGATGCTGGTTTGGAAATCCTTGAAGCACGTATTACTTACTTAGCTTATGCACCAGAAATTGCTGCCGTTATGCTTCAACGTCAACAAGCATCAGCCATTATCGATGCACGAAAGATGATTGTAGACGGCGCTGTAGGAATGGTTGAAATGGCATTGGAACGTCTCAATGAAGGAGAGTTGGTTGAACTAGATGAAGAGCGTAAAGCAGCCATGGTTTCAAATCTCCTGGTCGTTCTCTGTGGCAATCATGATGCACAACCAATTGTCAATACAGGAAGCCTTTATTAG
- a CDS encoding PTS ascorbate transporter subunit IIC, translating into MAEAKKKQIPLRLSNKLYAALASWAEDDFRSVNGQIEYLLTECVKQRKKDGKYVSETIDEPFEIDI; encoded by the coding sequence ATGGCAGAAGCTAAAAAAAAGCAAATTCCCCTTCGACTCTCGAATAAGTTATATGCTGCACTCGCATCATGGGCAGAAGATGACTTCCGATCAGTCAACGGGCAAATTGAATATCTTCTCACCGAATGCGTCAAACAACGAAAAAAAGACGGGAAATACGTCTCAGAAACCATTGATGAACCTTTTGAGATTGATATTTAA
- the rpmF gene encoding 50S ribosomal protein L32 has translation MAVPARRTSKAKKNKRRTHYKVTAPSVNFDETTGDYSRSHRVSLKGYYKGRKIAKAASAE, from the coding sequence ATGGCAGTACCTGCACGTCGCACTTCAAAAGCGAAGAAAAACAAACGTCGTACACACTACAAAGTAACAGCTCCATCTGTAAACTTTGACGAAACTACTGGAGATTACTCACGTTCTCACCGCGTATCACTTAAAGGATACTACAAAGGACGTAAGATCGCTAAAGCTGCATCAGCTGAATAA
- the rpmG gene encoding 50S ribosomal protein L33 translates to MRVNITLEHKESGERLYLTSKNKRNTPDRLQLKKYSPKLRKHVVFTEVK, encoded by the coding sequence ATGCGCGTAAATATTACACTTGAACATAAAGAATCTGGTGAACGCTTGTACCTTACTTCTAAAAACAAACGTAACACTCCAGACCGTCTTCAATTGAAGAAATACTCACCAAAACTTCGCAAACACGTTGTGTTTACAGAAGTTAAGTAA
- a CDS encoding CadD family cadmium resistance transporter, whose translation MIQNVVTSIILYSGTAVDLLIILMLFFAKRKSRKDIINIYLGQFLGSVSLILLSLLFAFVLNYIPSKEILGLLGLIPIFLGLKVLLLGDSDGEAIAKDGLRKDDKNLIFLVAMITFASCGADNIGVFVPYFITLNLANLIVALLTFLVMIYLLVFSAQKLAQVPSVGETLEKYSRWFIAVVYLGLGMYILIENNSFDMLRTVFS comes from the coding sequence ATGATTCAAAATGTTGTTACTTCAATAATCCTGTATTCTGGGACAGCCGTAGACTTACTTATTATCCTAATGTTATTTTTTGCCAAAAGAAAAAGCAGAAAAGACATCATTAACATCTATTTAGGACAATTTCTAGGCTCTGTTAGTCTAATATTGCTAAGTTTACTTTTTGCATTTGTCTTAAATTATATTCCTAGTAAAGAGATTTTAGGTTTGCTCGGTTTGATTCCAATTTTCCTAGGACTCAAAGTTTTGCTTTTAGGAGATTCTGATGGAGAAGCTATTGCAAAAGATGGTTTGCGCAAAGATGATAAAAACCTGATTTTTCTAGTCGCTATGATTACTTTTGCAAGTTGTGGTGCTGACAATATTGGTGTTTTTGTCCCATATTTTATTACCTTAAATTTAGCGAATTTGATAGTGGCTTTACTTACTTTTCTAGTCATGATTTATCTCTTGGTTTTTTCTGCCCAAAAGTTGGCACAAGTCCCTTCTGTTGGAGAAACTTTGGAAAAATATAGCAGATGGTTTATTGCCGTTGTTTATTTAGGATTGGGGATGTATATCCTGATTGAAAACAACAGCTTTGATATGCTAAGGACTGTGTTCAGCTAG
- the cadX gene encoding Cd(II)/Zn(II)-sensing metalloregulatory transcriptional regulator CadX yields MKKDSICQVDVINQQNVTTATNYLEKEKVQKSLRILSKFTDNKQINIIFYLLAVEELCVCDIACLLNLSMASASHHLRKLSNQNILDTRREGKIIYYFIKDEEIRDFFNQLG; encoded by the coding sequence ATGAAAAAAGATAGTATCTGTCAAGTGGATGTTATAAATCAACAAAATGTTACAACCGCAACGAACTACCTTGAAAAGGAAAAAGTCCAAAAATCACTTCGCATTTTATCAAAATTTACCGATAATAAACAGATAAATATCATCTTTTATCTCCTTGCCGTCGAAGAACTCTGTGTCTGCGATATAGCCTGTTTATTAAATCTCAGTATGGCATCTGCCTCCCACCATCTTCGTAAACTATCCAATCAAAACATCTTGGATACTAGAAGAGAGGGGAAAATTATATATTATTTTATAAAAGATGAGGAAATCAGAGATTTTTTTAATCAACTAGGATAA
- a CDS encoding GlsB/YeaQ/YmgE family stress response membrane protein encodes MLWSIIVGGFIGLAAGAITKKGGSMGVIANIFAGLIGSSVGQSLLGTWGPSLAGMAIIPSIVGAVIVVSVVSFFLGKKG; translated from the coding sequence ATGTTGTGGTCTATTATTGTCGGAGGCTTTATCGGCCTTGCAGCAGGAGCAATCACTAAAAAGGGTGGCTCAATGGGAGTAATTGCTAATATTTTTGCCGGTTTAATCGGTTCATCAGTAGGTCAATCTCTCCTTGGTACTTGGGGACCTTCACTAGCTGGTATGGCTATCATTCCATCTATTGTTGGTGCAGTGATTGTAGTTTCTGTGGTATCATTCTTTTTGGGTAAAAAAGGTTAA
- the amaP gene encoding alkaline shock response membrane anchor protein AmaP, producing MSKSKKILLFIFCILILTIFLPILIDYHQVSDLGIQLPSWRQTSFEYYLARYVFWGLLGLSILVLLWMLVILFYPRQYLEIKLGTKDDNLKLKNSAIEGFVRCLLDEHKMVKNPKIQVHTRKKKCFVYVEGTAVLSDNIANKFEVVQNEITQGLKEFFGIDREVKLEVSVKEYDPQKAAKKIVSRVK from the coding sequence ATGTCAAAATCAAAGAAAATATTATTGTTTATTTTCTGTATTTTAATCTTGACAATTTTCCTTCCTATTTTGATAGATTACCACCAGGTTAGTGATTTAGGGATTCAATTGCCGAGCTGGCGACAGACATCATTTGAATATTATCTCGCTAGATATGTATTTTGGGGGCTTCTAGGCCTGTCTATCTTAGTTTTATTATGGATGTTAGTAATCCTGTTTTATCCTAGACAATATCTGGAAATAAAACTTGGAACTAAAGATGATAATTTAAAACTAAAAAATTCAGCTATTGAAGGGTTTGTTCGATGCTTATTGGATGAACACAAGATGGTCAAAAATCCCAAAATTCAGGTACATACTCGGAAAAAGAAATGTTTCGTTTATGTAGAAGGTACAGCTGTTCTTTCAGATAACATTGCTAACAAATTTGAAGTTGTTCAAAACGAAATCACTCAAGGATTGAAAGAATTCTTTGGTATTGATCGAGAGGTTAAACTGGAAGTTTCAGTGAAAGAATATGACCCTCAAAAAGCAGCTAAGAAAATTGTTAGTCGTGTAAAGTAA
- a CDS encoding DUF2273 domain-containing protein — MEWFKKYQYPILSGVVGIILACFILSFGFFKTLFVLICGALGIWLGYYVQKNYLNK; from the coding sequence ATGGAATGGTTTAAAAAATATCAATACCCAATTCTAAGTGGTGTAGTAGGTATTATTCTAGCCTGCTTCATCCTATCCTTTGGTTTCTTTAAAACATTGTTCGTTTTAATCTGTGGAGCCTTAGGAATTTGGTTGGGATACTATGTACAGAAGAATTATTTAAATAAATAA
- a CDS encoding Asp23/Gls24 family envelope stress response protein, protein MSNVEKNVNVNTEKKDVVVSKDVRGELTYEDKVIQKIIGLSLDRVPGLLHVDGGFFSNLTEKIVNTNDVTHGVNVEVGKEQVAVDLNVIVEYRKNVPTLYKEIKDVIVSEVAKMTDLEVVEVNVNVVDIKTKEQHEADSVSLQDRVTDVAESTGEFASEQFSRVKAGIGSGVEKLGEGAEFVQEKVGEGVETVKDAAAKAEPRVQ, encoded by the coding sequence ATGTCAAACGTAGAAAAAAATGTAAATGTAAATACTGAAAAAAAAGATGTTGTTGTTTCTAAAGATGTTCGCGGAGAATTAACTTACGAAGATAAAGTTATTCAAAAAATCATCGGTCTTTCACTAGATAGAGTCCCAGGACTATTACATGTGGATGGCGGATTCTTCTCAAATCTTACAGAAAAAATTGTTAACACTAACGATGTAACACACGGTGTCAACGTTGAAGTTGGTAAAGAACAAGTAGCAGTTGACTTGAACGTTATCGTAGAGTACAGAAAAAACGTTCCAACTCTATACAAGGAAATCAAAGACGTTATCGTATCAGAAGTTGCGAAAATGACTGATTTAGAAGTAGTTGAAGTTAACGTTAATGTTGTTGACATCAAAACTAAAGAACAACATGAAGCAGACTCAGTTAGCCTTCAAGATCGTGTAACTGACGTAGCAGAATCAACAGGCGAGTTTGCGTCAGAACAATTTTCTAGAGTGAAAGCTGGAATCGGTTCAGGTGTTGAAAAACTTGGCGAAGGCGCTGAATTTGTTCAAGAAAAAGTTGGCGAGGGTGTTGAAACTGTTAAAGATGCTGCAGCCAAAGCAGAACCACGTGTTCAATAA
- a CDS encoding CsbD family protein codes for MSTEEKFNQAAGSVKEGVGKLIGDKELESEGAAEKVASKVKEVAEDAKDAIEGAVEGVKNIFKKDDAK; via the coding sequence ATGTCTACAGAAGAAAAATTCAACCAAGCAGCAGGATCTGTTAAAGAAGGCGTTGGCAAATTGATCGGCGATAAAGAACTTGAAAGCGAAGGAGCTGCTGAAAAAGTTGCTTCTAAAGTGAAAGAAGTCGCTGAAGATGCAAAAGACGCTATTGAAGGCGCTGTTGAAGGTGTTAAAAACATCTTTAAAAAAGACGACGCTAAATAG
- a CDS encoding DUF624 domain-containing protein, with translation MGNFIELVFHRFFLGMIATAYFWLLTLAGGVVFGIAPASATLMSLFAENGYSYRAYRFKEAWALFKSNFVKSNLSFYTFIGIDLILIYGLYLMIQLPNQTIIHLAATFLNIFLVALVFLAYTVSLKLQVYFELSYKNTLKLAFIGIFMSLSAVAKVLFGSVLLAIIGFYMPALIAFVGIGMWHFFISDLLEPVYESIHEKLATK, from the coding sequence GTGGGAAATTTCATTGAGCTAGTCTTTCATCGTTTCTTTTTGGGGATGATTGCGACGGCTTATTTTTGGTTATTGACACTAGCAGGAGGAGTGGTCTTTGGTATAGCACCCGCTAGTGCAACTCTCATGAGTTTATTTGCTGAAAACGGCTATTCTTACCGTGCTTATCGTTTCAAGGAAGCATGGGCTTTATTTAAGAGCAATTTTGTCAAAAGTAATCTCAGTTTCTACACCTTTATAGGGATTGACTTGATCTTGATTTATGGCTTGTATCTGATGATTCAGTTGCCAAACCAGACCATTATCCACTTGGCAGCAACATTTCTAAATATCTTTTTAGTAGCCTTGGTATTTTTGGCCTATACGGTATCTTTAAAGTTACAGGTTTACTTTGAATTGTCCTATAAAAACACCTTAAAGCTTGCCTTTATCGGAATTTTTATGAGTTTATCAGCAGTGGCCAAGGTTCTATTTGGTAGCGTCTTGTTAGCCATTATTGGCTTCTATATGCCAGCCCTCATCGCTTTTGTAGGTATTGGGATGTGGCACTTCTTTATTAGTGATTTATTGGAGCCTGTTTATGAAAGTATTCATGAAAAATTGGCAACCAAATAA